GAAAACGGTCAAAACCTGTGATATTCTTTAATCTCTCTTCCATCACATGCTGAAGTCTACCTGTAAGGAATGATGCGGCCTCACCCGCACCAACACCACCCTCAAACCCCTTCAGCTCCTTGGTGATCTGGCCAACAGTAAGTAACGCAAGGATGTCCATTTCACTCAAAGGCGGAGAGGAAAACAGGGAAAGGGTAAATTTGTCTATGGGGCCGTCAAGATTTAGCTTTATATAGTAGCCCTTTGTTACAGTCTCAGCCTGTATGTGAAATATCGGGTAAATTCTATTCGGGTCTATAAAGTCAACCCTGCCATTTATAATCCTGAACTCATTGCTCCTGAAAAACACGATCCCTCCCGCAGCCTCCAACCTTCCCAGAAGCCTCGGCTGATTAACAGTTCCCTTCAGTATCATGTCAACCTTTATAGGCGTCCTGGCTACGTTATTATCTATGACTATATTGTCCTGGCCTGATAGATGTATATTTAACGCTGTCCTTCCAAAAAAACCTGGTTGTTCTACTCTGAGCTTTTCAACTGGCTTAAGGCTCACCAACCAGCTCTTCCACTCAATTCTTTTATTGTACCTGGCTTTCTCTATAAATACGTCTCCTGAAAGTCTCTGGTCTTTGGAAGAGATTTCATAAAAGAGTTTTCCATTAAATGTTACATCCGCTCCCTCTATAGGCCTAAGCCTGATATCCTGAAGTTGAGAATCAAAAAATAACCTTTTCAAAGACATACCCTTCAAATAACCCACACCAGAACCCTTAACCTTGCCGCCGCCGAATCCTGCATTAAAAGAGTCGAAAATAACCCTGTCATGATCGAAATATACATTTCCATCAAGTGGCCCTATCCTGTGAGGAAAATCCACCAACAGCATGGAGGCATTTCTTATATTTATTCCTCCTTTAAGTTCCGGTGACTCCCATGGGCCTGTAGCCTCAACAACAAAATTCCCCTCCCCTCTTAAAGACTCTATATCTTTTGTCATAGCCTTCAGTGGTGCAATATCCATTCGGCCTTCAATGGCTATATTATAGCTATGCCCGAGTTTCAATCCACCTCTCACCGATATATCACCATAGTCTCCCTTCAAAGACAGTGCCTTTATCCTGAAATCTTTTTCTGCAAGTTCAAAGATAATGTCCCCCTGATTCCTGAGGTTGTATCCATAAAGACTCACATTAAGGGCGTTAAGTTTTGATTGCATAAAAACCTTTTTACCCTCTCCCGTTACCTTAACGTCTCCGTTTATAAAAACAGCGAGGTCCCTGGGTATATCCTTTAAATAAGCAGCAAGAAGGAAATCATATCTCCCTTTCCTGAATTTAAGGTCTATGTCCCATAGTAGAGTCTTCGACAGGTTGGCCTTGCCTGTTATAATCAGGGTATTATTAAACAGATTCCCCGTAGCATTTAACTGCTTGCCATCTAATTGTGCGTTGATTTCTCCTTTCCCGAATTTAGCATCCTTAAGACTGCCCTCAAGAACTCTGGCTGAAAGCATTATATTCGGCTTTTCAAATGTCCCTGAGCCTTTAGCATCGAGGCTTAACCTGACATTAATCGGGAAATTTGCAGGGATGGCAGTTACATCTTTCAGGTTAACTGTGTTGTGCCCTGCCACTGTGGTGAATGAAAATTTTCCATCAAAAGATAAAGAACCTTTCAGACTTAGCCTTGACTCCTCTCTCTGTAGCTCCAGCAAGGGGAAAACTATATCCTGCGGATTGATTATTGCACTTATAATAGCCTTATCTATGAGTTGTCCAAAGACATCAGCCCTTTCAGTTACAATATTGGCACTACTCTTGAAGTCCTTTCTGCTGCCCTTAAATGATATGTCTCCATCAATAGAGCCTGTAATAGGGAGTTCTTTATACACAGCCTTTAAGGCTAACCCAAGGTCTCCCTTCTTGATTTTTGCCTTTGCCTCAAAATAAGGCTCCGGGAAAGAAAAGATATCTTCTGCCTCCTTAAAGGAAATGCTGCCCGAGATGTCATAGACCGACTGCCCCTGCTCTACTTTGAGAGACCCAACTGAAAGAGATTTTATCTTATACGTTAAACTTCCTGAGGCCTTAGTAATAGTAACCTCATTAAGAATGCCCTGCCCAAAACTAAACTCTCCTGAAATCACAGGGTCTGAAATCAGGCCATTAATCCCACCGACAAAACTCACTGGCGCCTTGAACGAGTAATATGGCGACATTAAATCCGTTGCATCGGCGCTCTCAACCCTGGCTTTGAGGTCAAAAAGACTTTTACTGAAATTTACAGTGCCCTCCAGGAAAAGCGTAGATATGGCAGTAGAAATGTTTGAATTAGAAATCGTCAGGATATTATTTTTTAAATTTATAGTCCCTTCAATCTTTTTAAGCCTTCCAAGGATATCAGGCCCTGCAGGGGTTTTATTTAAATAATTAATATGCGATTGAACTGAAAACTCTTTGTCTGGCTCTTTTGCCAGCTCAAAGTTCCCGCTGATCTTGCCTGCAGGGATTGGTGGCTCCCAGCCAATAAATTTCAGGAATCCAGGGCTATCAATATCCGAGACATCGGCCTTAACATAATATGCACCGCCAGGGACACGTAATCTGGCATTACCCCTTAATGCACCGCCATAAATACGGGCCGTGAAATCTTTCATGGTAAAAACTTTATTCTCATAATTTAAACGCCCCTTCATATCATCTACAGGCAGTGTGCTCAGCTTTCCATTTTTAAAAGTCACATCGCCCTCGCCTTTTATTTCTGGATAA
This DNA window, taken from Nitrospirota bacterium, encodes the following:
- a CDS encoding translocation/assembly module TamB domain-containing protein, coding for MGTSKRLKRFIFIAIALVFVSLVFFLFRGPYLSNAFKRLILPELEEITGERVVIDKVVLNPFPLYVEARRLKLSDKDGNTLLKINKVRAYIELSGLPSKNINIGRLIIKEPEITSEKEDIDRVVKSVKKYIAEDKGKAFKVRLKSIKLTGGNFNLQVGTTRFRDGDKKTTFSGDGLSSEVVIKERVTVDFKLKSGVLKVENIPEIKGGIEGRIKLDSKKTEIIGVKFSSSGSTIEASGDVYPGKGILSAKANVLLSTLKDFFNLKEKGDGVITLSGSVKFDGSKAMVDLKTRGWFYLETLMEFINIKEDISGLISVDGKISGIYPEIKGEGDVTFKNGKLSTLPVDDMKGRLNYENKVFTMKDFTARIYGGALRGNARLRVPGGAYYVKADVSDIDSPGFLKFIGWEPPIPAGKISGNFELAKEPDKEFSVQSHINYLNKTPAGPDILGRLKKIEGTINLKNNILTISNSNISTAISTLFLEGTVNFSKSLFDLKARVESADATDLMSPYYSFKAPVSFVGGINGLISDPVISGEFSFGQGILNEVTITKASGSLTYKIKSLSVGSLKVEQGQSVYDISGSISFKEAEDIFSFPEPYFEAKAKIKKGDLGLALKAVYKELPITGSIDGDISFKGSRKDFKSSANIVTERADVFGQLIDKAIISAIINPQDIVFPLLELQREESRLSLKGSLSFDGKFSFTTVAGHNTVNLKDVTAIPANFPINVRLSLDAKGSGTFEKPNIMLSARVLEGSLKDAKFGKGEINAQLDGKQLNATGNLFNNTLIITGKANLSKTLLWDIDLKFRKGRYDFLLAAYLKDIPRDLAVFINGDVKVTGEGKKVFMQSKLNALNVSLYGYNLRNQGDIIFELAEKDFRIKALSLKGDYGDISVRGGLKLGHSYNIAIEGRMDIAPLKAMTKDIESLRGEGNFVVEATGPWESPELKGGINIRNASMLLVDFPHRIGPLDGNVYFDHDRVIFDSFNAGFGGGKVKGSGVGYLKGMSLKRLFFDSQLQDIRLRPIEGADVTFNGKLFYEISSKDQRLSGDVFIEKARYNKRIEWKSWLVSLKPVEKLRVEQPGFFGRTALNIHLSGQDNIVIDNNVARTPIKVDMILKGTVNQPRLLGRLEAAGGIVFFRSNEFRIINGRVDFIDPNRIYPIFHIQAETVTKGYYIKLNLDGPIDKFTLSLFSSPPLSEMDILALLTVGQITKELKGFEGGVGAGEAASFLTGRLQHVMEERLKNITGFDRF